From the genome of Mycobacterium dioxanotrophicus, one region includes:
- a CDS encoding nitroreductase has translation MHDLEAAILARHSTRLFRPNKPVPRQLVDEALELAIHAPSNSNVQPWQVVFTTGPARDRLVKALLAEAQATDPQIPPLPAQFEHYRRDVGKLVYGAMGIARADVAARRLAVLRNWEFFGAPLAGVVCMHRELGHADSLGVGMFLQTFLLALTARGLDSCVQVSIAGYPEIVREQLGISDDMRIMCGVAVGYGVTDFPANTVRSPRNPVSDNVSYLED, from the coding sequence ATGCATGACCTCGAGGCAGCGATCCTGGCGCGGCACTCCACGCGACTGTTCCGGCCGAACAAACCCGTTCCTCGGCAGTTGGTCGACGAAGCCCTCGAGCTCGCCATCCACGCGCCGTCGAACTCCAACGTCCAGCCCTGGCAGGTGGTGTTCACCACGGGCCCCGCGCGGGACAGGCTCGTCAAGGCGCTGTTGGCCGAGGCACAGGCGACGGATCCGCAGATCCCTCCGCTGCCCGCACAGTTCGAGCACTACCGACGCGACGTCGGCAAGTTGGTGTACGGCGCGATGGGCATCGCCCGCGCCGACGTCGCGGCCAGACGCCTTGCAGTGCTACGCAACTGGGAATTTTTCGGCGCACCGCTGGCCGGCGTCGTATGTATGCACCGCGAGCTGGGCCATGCCGACAGCCTCGGGGTGGGCATGTTCCTGCAGACGTTCCTGCTGGCGCTCACCGCACGGGGCCTCGACAGCTGCGTGCAGGTATCGATCGCGGGCTATCCCGAGATCGTGCGCGAGCAACTCGGGATCAGCGACGACATGCGCATCATGTGCGGGGTCGCGGTGGGCTACGGCGTCACGGATTTTCCTGCGAACACCGTGCGGTCGCCGCGAAACCCGGTCAGCGACAATGTCTCTTACCTCGAAGACTGA
- a CDS encoding cytochrome P450 → MTQTLPSTKPDVDLADGRFYSNGGAREAYRWMRANEPVFRDRNGQAAAATYQAVLDAERNPELFSSAGGIRPDQPGMPYMIDMDDPAHLLRRKLVNAGFTRKRVMDKVPSIIRLCDTLIDAVCERGECDFVRDIAAPLPMAVIGDMLGVLPEERDMLLRWSDDLVCGLSSHVDQTVIQKLMETFAAYTEFTRNEVIKRRANPTDDLFSILVNAEVEGQQMSDDEIVFETLLILIGGDETTRHTLSGGVEQLLRHHDQWDTLVADERLSKDHKSHQEKLPGAIEEMLRWTSPVKNMCRTLTADTTFHGTELRSGEKIMLMFESANFDEAVFGDPDTFRIDRNPNSHLAFGFGTHFCLGNQLARLELKLMVGRLLQRLPDLRLDTGADVPLRPANFVSGPEAMPVVFTPTAPVSR, encoded by the coding sequence ATGACCCAGACCCTTCCCAGCACCAAGCCCGACGTCGACCTGGCTGACGGGAGGTTTTACTCCAACGGCGGAGCTCGTGAGGCCTACCGCTGGATGCGGGCCAACGAGCCGGTGTTCCGGGACCGCAACGGCCAGGCCGCGGCGGCCACCTATCAGGCGGTGCTCGACGCCGAGCGCAACCCCGAGCTGTTCTCCAGCGCAGGCGGTATCCGGCCAGACCAGCCCGGCATGCCGTACATGATCGACATGGACGATCCCGCACACCTGTTGCGGCGCAAGCTCGTCAACGCCGGGTTCACGCGCAAGCGGGTGATGGACAAGGTGCCATCGATCATCCGGCTGTGTGACACGCTCATCGACGCGGTGTGCGAACGCGGCGAGTGCGACTTCGTCCGCGACATCGCTGCGCCGCTGCCGATGGCCGTCATCGGCGACATGCTCGGAGTGCTGCCCGAAGAGCGGGACATGCTGCTGCGGTGGTCCGACGACCTGGTGTGCGGGCTGTCCTCACACGTCGACCAGACCGTCATCCAGAAGCTGATGGAGACGTTCGCCGCGTACACCGAGTTCACCAGGAACGAGGTCATCAAGCGGCGGGCCAATCCCACTGACGACCTCTTCTCGATCCTGGTCAACGCGGAGGTCGAGGGCCAGCAGATGAGCGACGACGAGATCGTCTTCGAGACGCTGCTGATCCTCATCGGCGGTGACGAGACCACCCGGCACACCCTGAGCGGCGGCGTCGAGCAACTGCTGCGGCACCACGATCAGTGGGACACGTTGGTGGCGGATGAGCGCTTGTCCAAAGACCATAAATCGCACCAGGAGAAACTCCCCGGCGCCATCGAGGAGATGCTGCGCTGGACCTCGCCGGTGAAGAACATGTGCCGCACGCTGACCGCCGATACAACCTTCCACGGCACCGAGCTCAGATCCGGCGAAAAGATCATGCTGATGTTCGAGTCGGCCAACTTCGACGAGGCCGTGTTCGGCGACCCAGACACGTTCCGGATCGACCGGAATCCCAACAGCCATCTGGCATTCGGCTTCGGAACACATTTCTGCCTGGGCAATCAGCTGGCCCGGTTGGAGCTCAAGCTGATGGTCGGGCGGTTGTTGCAGCGGTTGCCCGATCTGCGGCTGGACACCGGAGCCGACGTGCCGCTGCGCCCAGCGAACTTCGTCAGCGGCCCGGAGGCGATGCCGGTGGTGTTCACCCCGACCGCGCCGGTCTCGCGTTGA
- a CDS encoding acetoacetate decarboxylase family protein, which yields MPVRIRAADQHMAMFSVDAGAAQRMIDYSGLQVCRYRPGRAVVVLMLMRYTDGDLGQYLEYGTNVMVNPPGSTAGGMRALQSAAAFIHHLPVDQEFTCEAGRSIWGYPKVMADFTVRDGRQFGFDVTIDGQLAVGMEFKPGVPVPARFTSKPQVHPTFSHLDGVTRETAGEMRLSGVRYRLGGVRLWLGDHPYANELAALGLPKRALLSSSVQNVQMTFGDAKEIS from the coding sequence ATGCCCGTGCGGATCCGCGCCGCGGATCAACACATGGCGATGTTCTCCGTCGACGCCGGCGCCGCGCAGCGGATGATCGACTACAGCGGCCTACAGGTCTGCCGCTACCGGCCGGGCCGCGCCGTCGTCGTGCTGATGCTCATGCGCTACACCGACGGCGACCTGGGGCAGTACCTGGAATACGGCACCAATGTCATGGTCAACCCGCCCGGTTCGACCGCAGGCGGCATGCGCGCCCTTCAGTCCGCCGCAGCGTTCATCCACCACCTGCCCGTCGATCAAGAGTTCACGTGCGAGGCCGGACGGTCGATCTGGGGCTATCCAAAAGTGATGGCGGACTTCACTGTTCGTGACGGCCGGCAGTTCGGGTTCGATGTGACGATCGACGGGCAGCTCGCGGTCGGGATGGAATTCAAACCTGGGGTCCCGGTGCCTGCCAGGTTCACGTCCAAGCCGCAGGTCCACCCGACCTTCTCGCACCTCGACGGCGTCACCCGGGAAACCGCGGGGGAGATGCGGCTTTCCGGCGTGCGCTATCGGCTCGGCGGGGTCCGGCTGTGGCTGGGCGATCACCCGTACGCCAACGAGCTTGCGGCACTTGGCCTGCCCAAACGCGCCCTCCTATCGAGTTCAGTGCAGAACGTGCAGATGACGTTCGGTGACGCCAAGGAGATCTCATGA
- a CDS encoding LLM class F420-dependent oxidoreductase, which translates to MKLGLQLGYWGAQPPTNHAELVAAAEDAGFDTVFTAEAWGSDAFTPLAWWGRETSRLRLGTSVVQLSARTPTACAMASLTLDHLSGGRHVLGLGVSGPQVVEGWYGQKFPKPLARTREYIDVIRQVWAREAPVTSAGPHYPLPASGEGTTGLGKPLKPITHPLRADIPIMLGAEGPKNVALAAEICDGWLPIFYTPRMADTYNAWLDEGFAKPGARRSRENFEICATANIVITEDRPAAFAAMKPYLALYMGGMGSEDTNFHAEVYRRMGYGDVVDEVTALFRSGRQDGKDRAAKVIPDEVVDDAAIVGDKDYVREQIKVWEAAGVTTMVVSGRSAEQLRELATLV; encoded by the coding sequence ATGAAGCTCGGTCTTCAACTCGGATATTGGGGCGCGCAGCCGCCCACCAACCATGCGGAGCTGGTCGCTGCCGCCGAGGACGCTGGGTTCGACACCGTGTTCACCGCTGAGGCGTGGGGTTCGGACGCGTTCACGCCGCTGGCCTGGTGGGGGCGCGAGACCAGCCGGCTGCGGTTGGGCACATCGGTGGTCCAGCTCTCGGCCCGCACCCCGACGGCGTGCGCGATGGCGTCGCTGACCCTGGACCATCTCTCGGGTGGCAGGCACGTCCTCGGGCTCGGGGTGTCCGGGCCGCAGGTGGTCGAGGGCTGGTACGGCCAGAAGTTCCCCAAGCCGTTGGCCCGCACGCGCGAGTACATCGACGTCATCCGCCAGGTCTGGGCCCGCGAGGCCCCCGTCACCAGCGCGGGACCGCACTACCCGCTGCCGGCCTCGGGCGAGGGTACGACCGGGCTGGGCAAACCACTCAAGCCCATCACCCATCCGCTGCGCGCCGACATCCCCATCATGCTCGGCGCCGAAGGCCCCAAGAACGTCGCGCTGGCCGCCGAGATCTGTGACGGCTGGCTGCCGATCTTCTACACGCCGCGCATGGCCGACACCTACAACGCCTGGCTCGACGAAGGGTTCGCGAAGCCGGGGGCGCGTCGATCCCGCGAAAACTTCGAGATCTGCGCGACGGCCAACATCGTCATCACCGAGGACCGCCCCGCGGCCTTCGCGGCGATGAAGCCATACCTCGCGCTCTACATGGGCGGAATGGGTTCGGAGGACACCAATTTTCACGCCGAGGTCTACCGCCGGATGGGCTACGGCGACGTGGTCGACGAGGTGACGGCGCTGTTCCGTTCGGGCCGTCAGGACGGAAAGGACCGAGCGGCCAAAGTCATCCCGGACGAGGTGGTCGACGATGCGGCCATCGTCGGCGACAAAGACTACGTACGGGAGCAGATCAAGGTCTGGGAGGCCGCCGGCGTCACCACGATGGTGGTGAGTGGCCGTAGTGCCGAACAGCTCCGGGAGTTGGCCACCCTCGTGTAG
- a CDS encoding Zn-ribbon domain-containing OB-fold protein, which produces MTASQSRPASIDHHEPPLSAPLKLSFDYTRSVGPVLGQFFTALRDRRVVGVRGSDGRVHVPPAEYDPVSYEPLTEVVPVSSVGTVLSWTWQPEPLEGQPLDRPFAWALIKLDGADTPLLHAVDAPEGQLSTGDRVHVHWVDEPVGAIADIAYFVPGDTPEDVPDVTDDRDPITMLVVPTAIEIQHSASYPESAYLRALQEGTLLGARTGENGKVYFPAREADPATGQQLTEYVELSDKGTVTTFAIINIPFAGQRIKPPYVAAYVLLDGADIPFLHLVTEIPADEVRMGMRVEAVWRPREEWGLGIDNISHFRPTGEPDADYDSYKHHL; this is translated from the coding sequence GTGACAGCCAGCCAAAGCCGCCCGGCCTCGATAGATCATCACGAGCCGCCACTTTCTGCGCCACTGAAACTGTCGTTTGACTACACCCGTTCAGTGGGCCCGGTGCTCGGTCAGTTCTTCACTGCCCTGCGTGACCGCCGCGTCGTCGGCGTACGCGGGTCGGACGGGCGTGTGCATGTGCCACCCGCCGAGTATGACCCGGTCAGCTACGAACCACTGACCGAGGTGGTGCCGGTCTCCAGCGTCGGGACGGTGTTGTCCTGGACCTGGCAGCCGGAGCCACTCGAGGGCCAGCCGCTGGACCGTCCGTTCGCCTGGGCGTTGATCAAGCTCGACGGCGCCGACACGCCGCTGCTCCATGCGGTCGACGCCCCGGAAGGCCAGCTCAGCACCGGGGACCGGGTCCATGTGCACTGGGTCGACGAACCTGTCGGCGCGATCGCCGATATCGCGTACTTCGTGCCGGGTGACACCCCTGAAGACGTTCCGGATGTGACCGACGACCGCGATCCGATCACCATGCTCGTGGTGCCGACGGCCATCGAGATCCAGCATTCCGCGTCGTACCCGGAGAGCGCGTACCTGCGGGCACTGCAGGAGGGCACGCTGCTCGGTGCGCGCACGGGCGAGAACGGGAAGGTGTATTTCCCTGCGCGCGAGGCTGATCCGGCCACCGGTCAGCAGTTGACCGAGTATGTCGAGCTGTCCGACAAGGGCACTGTCACCACGTTCGCGATCATCAACATCCCGTTCGCGGGACAGCGCATCAAACCGCCGTACGTGGCGGCGTATGTGCTGCTCGACGGTGCTGATATCCCGTTCCTGCACCTGGTGACCGAGATCCCTGCCGACGAGGTGCGCATGGGCATGCGGGTCGAGGCCGTGTGGCGCCCCCGTGAGGAATGGGGCCTGGGCATCGACAACATCTCTCATTTCCGGCCGACGGGTGAGCCCGACGCCGACTACGACAGCTACAAGCACCACCTGTAA
- a CDS encoding thiolase domain-containing protein has protein sequence MTVRDVAVVGFAHAPHVRRTDGTTNGVEMLMPCFAQLYAELGLQQTDIGFWCSGSSDYLAGRAFSFISAIDSIGAVPPINESHVEMDAAWALYEAYIKILTGEVDTALVYGFGKSSAGVLRRVLALQTDPYTVAPLWPDSVSMAGLQARFGLDAGKWTAETMAQVALDSFAAAERVDSVKSADTVAELLDRPFFADPLRRHDIAPITDGAAAIVLAAGDRARELRENPAWITGFEHRIETPILGARDLTTSPSTEASAQAATGGDTAFDVAELHAPFTHQQLILTEAIGLGASTKVNPSGGALAANPMFSAGLERIGFAAQLIFDGSAGRVLAHATSGPALQQNLVTVLEGKS, from the coding sequence ATGACTGTTCGTGATGTTGCTGTCGTCGGTTTCGCGCATGCCCCGCATGTGCGACGCACCGACGGCACCACCAACGGTGTCGAGATGCTGATGCCGTGTTTCGCCCAGCTCTATGCCGAACTCGGCCTGCAGCAGACCGACATCGGTTTCTGGTGCTCGGGGTCCTCGGACTACCTTGCCGGACGGGCGTTCTCGTTCATCTCCGCGATCGACTCGATCGGCGCGGTACCGCCTATCAACGAGTCCCACGTCGAGATGGACGCCGCATGGGCACTGTATGAGGCTTACATCAAGATCCTCACCGGCGAAGTCGACACCGCATTGGTCTACGGTTTCGGGAAGTCCAGCGCGGGCGTGCTGCGCCGCGTGCTGGCCCTGCAGACCGACCCGTACACCGTCGCACCGCTGTGGCCCGATTCGGTGTCCATGGCCGGCCTGCAGGCCCGCTTCGGTCTCGACGCCGGCAAGTGGACCGCCGAGACCATGGCGCAGGTGGCGCTGGACTCGTTCGCCGCAGCTGAGCGGGTCGATTCGGTGAAATCGGCCGACACTGTCGCCGAGCTGCTGGACCGGCCATTCTTCGCCGATCCGCTGCGCCGCCACGACATCGCCCCCATCACCGACGGCGCCGCGGCGATCGTGCTCGCGGCCGGCGACCGGGCCCGCGAACTGCGCGAAAACCCCGCCTGGATCACCGGTTTCGAGCACCGCATCGAGACGCCGATCCTGGGTGCGCGGGACCTGACGACCTCGCCGTCGACGGAGGCCTCCGCGCAGGCCGCGACCGGCGGCGACACCGCGTTCGATGTCGCCGAGTTGCACGCGCCGTTCACGCATCAGCAGCTGATCCTCACCGAGGCCATCGGCCTGGGCGCGTCGACCAAGGTCAACCCGTCAGGTGGCGCGCTGGCCGCCAACCCGATGTTCTCGGCCGGCCTGGAGCGCATCGGCTTTGCCGCACAACTTATTTTCGATGGCTCCGCGGGCCGCGTGCTGGCGCATGCCACGAGTGGCCCTGCGCTGCAACAGAACCTGGTCACCGTCCTGGAAGGGAAGAGCTAG
- a CDS encoding thiolase domain-containing protein produces the protein MANKAAVLGTGQTKYVAKRHDVSMNGLVREAIDKALADSGSTMADIDAVVVGKAPDFFEGVMMPELFMADATGATNKPLIRVHTAGSVGGSTAVVAASLVKSGKYRRVLTMAWEKQSESNAMWALSIPVPFTKPVGAGAGGYFAPHVRAYIRRSGAPDHIGAMVAVKDRLNGAKNPLAHLHQPDITLEKVMSSQMLWDPIRFDETCPSSDGAAAMVIGDEETADARAADGHPVAWIHATALRTEPLAYSGRDQVNPQAGRDAAAALWRDAGITSPIDEIDVAEVYVPFSWFEPMWLENLGFAAEGEGWKLTEAGETAIGGKIPFNASGGVLSSNPIGASGMIRFAESAIQVMGKAGDHQVEGARKALGHAYGGGAQYYSMWVVGSDKPADKS, from the coding sequence ATGGCCAACAAGGCAGCCGTCCTCGGCACCGGGCAGACCAAGTACGTGGCCAAACGTCACGACGTCTCGATGAACGGCCTGGTGCGCGAGGCCATCGATAAAGCACTCGCCGATTCCGGTTCGACGATGGCCGATATCGACGCCGTCGTGGTGGGTAAGGCACCGGACTTCTTCGAGGGCGTCATGATGCCCGAACTGTTCATGGCCGATGCGACCGGCGCGACCAACAAGCCGCTGATCCGCGTGCACACCGCGGGCTCGGTGGGCGGATCGACGGCCGTCGTCGCCGCGAGCCTGGTGAAATCCGGCAAGTACCGCCGCGTGCTCACCATGGCGTGGGAGAAGCAGTCCGAGTCGAATGCCATGTGGGCGTTGAGCATCCCGGTGCCATTCACCAAGCCGGTGGGCGCCGGTGCCGGCGGATATTTCGCACCGCACGTGCGCGCCTACATCCGGCGCTCGGGCGCACCGGATCACATCGGCGCGATGGTCGCGGTCAAGGACCGCCTCAACGGTGCCAAGAACCCCTTGGCCCATCTGCACCAGCCCGACATCACGCTGGAGAAGGTGATGTCGTCCCAGATGCTGTGGGATCCGATCCGTTTCGACGAGACCTGTCCGTCCTCCGACGGTGCGGCCGCGATGGTGATCGGCGACGAAGAGACGGCCGATGCCCGGGCCGCCGACGGACACCCGGTGGCTTGGATCCACGCCACCGCACTGCGTACCGAACCGCTGGCCTACTCGGGTCGCGACCAGGTCAACCCGCAGGCCGGCCGCGACGCCGCCGCAGCGCTGTGGCGTGACGCGGGCATCACCAGCCCGATCGACGAGATCGACGTCGCCGAGGTGTATGTGCCGTTCTCCTGGTTCGAACCGATGTGGTTGGAGAATTTGGGTTTTGCCGCGGAGGGTGAGGGCTGGAAGCTCACCGAGGCCGGGGAAACGGCCATCGGCGGCAAGATCCCGTTCAACGCCTCGGGCGGCGTACTGAGTTCGAATCCGATCGGCGCGTCGGGCATGATCCGCTTCGCGGAGTCGGCGATCCAGGTCATGGGCAAGGCGGGTGATCATCAGGTCGAGGGCGCCCGCAAGGCTCTCGGTCACGCCTATGGTGGTGGTGCACAGTACTACTCGATGTGGGTGGTCGGCAGCGACAAGCCGGCGGACAAGTCATGA
- a CDS encoding TIGR03619 family F420-dependent LLM class oxidoreductase yields MKYTLSVAMGPLEHLTGLARTAEEVGFDSIALPDSLFYMEKQAADYPYTPDGSRMWNAETPWVDPLIAAASMGAVTSTLRFYTNVMKLGSRNPLLLARQVGSVANLTGNRFGFGVGIGWAPEEFEWCGVPFAKRGARVDEMIEVLKLVLGGGMVEFHGEFYDFDRLQMSPAPSQPVPFYVGGHTPVALKRAARVGDGWTSAMMTCAQLAETVQAINKLRAEYGRADEPFEYQAVCIDKFDLDGHRELAAAGITDNIVIPWLLEGLGFDAPLEKKQDSLKRFADIYIHSGWQD; encoded by the coding sequence ATGAAGTACACGCTGAGCGTGGCCATGGGGCCGCTGGAACATCTGACCGGATTGGCCCGTACCGCAGAGGAAGTCGGGTTCGATTCCATCGCCCTGCCCGACTCGCTGTTCTACATGGAGAAGCAGGCCGCCGATTACCCGTACACGCCGGACGGATCGCGGATGTGGAACGCCGAGACTCCGTGGGTGGATCCGCTGATCGCGGCCGCGTCGATGGGTGCGGTGACCTCGACGCTGCGGTTCTACACCAACGTCATGAAACTCGGCTCGCGTAATCCGCTGCTACTCGCGCGGCAGGTTGGCTCAGTGGCCAACCTTACCGGCAACCGCTTCGGTTTCGGCGTCGGAATCGGGTGGGCCCCAGAGGAATTCGAATGGTGCGGGGTACCGTTCGCCAAGCGCGGGGCACGTGTCGACGAGATGATCGAAGTGCTCAAGCTGGTACTCGGCGGCGGCATGGTCGAGTTCCACGGGGAGTTCTACGATTTCGACCGCTTGCAGATGAGCCCCGCGCCGTCGCAGCCGGTCCCGTTCTACGTCGGCGGGCACACCCCGGTCGCACTCAAGCGGGCCGCCCGGGTCGGTGACGGCTGGACCAGCGCGATGATGACGTGCGCCCAGCTGGCCGAGACGGTTCAGGCCATCAACAAGCTGCGCGCCGAATACGGCAGAGCCGACGAGCCTTTCGAGTACCAGGCGGTGTGCATCGACAAATTCGACCTCGACGGGCACCGCGAGCTCGCCGCGGCGGGCATCACCGACAACATCGTCATCCCGTGGCTGCTCGAGGGCCTGGGCTTCGACGCTCCGCTGGAGAAGAAGCAGGACTCGCTCAAGCGGTTCGCCGACATCTACATCCACTCCGGCTGGCAGGACTGA
- a CDS encoding nuclear transport factor 2 family protein: MAVTDPNHPAHLAGQRSRAAVAARDKEAWLAVFADDAIVQDPIGPSFFDPEGNGHHGKEAIAAFWDKAIAPTDNLEFRFVDTFQCGNEEANVGSIVTTMGGHQITTEGVFTYRVNDAGEMVALRAFWEVDRAAATATPA; the protein is encoded by the coding sequence ATGGCAGTGACCGATCCCAACCATCCGGCTCATCTGGCGGGCCAGCGGTCGCGGGCCGCGGTGGCGGCGCGGGACAAGGAGGCGTGGCTGGCGGTGTTCGCCGACGACGCGATCGTGCAGGACCCGATCGGGCCGTCGTTCTTCGACCCCGAAGGCAACGGCCATCACGGCAAGGAGGCCATCGCGGCCTTCTGGGACAAGGCGATTGCCCCTACCGACAACCTGGAGTTCAGGTTCGTCGACACCTTCCAGTGCGGCAACGAGGAAGCCAACGTGGGAAGCATCGTGACCACCATGGGCGGCCATCAGATCACCACCGAAGGCGTGTTCACCTACCGCGTCAACGATGCGGGAGAGATGGTCGCGCTGCGGGCCTTCTGGGAGGTCGACCGCGCCGCGGCGACCGCGACGCCGGCCTAA
- a CDS encoding gamma carbonic anhydrase family protein yields the protein MPLYSFEGRAPRVDPTAFVAPTATLIGDVTVEAGASVWFNAVLRGDYAPIVIRVGANVQDGSVLHAPPGIPVDIGPGATVAHMCVVHGAHVGAEALIANHSTVLDGAVIGRRSLIAAHSLVVGGTKIPDEVLVTGAPAKIRGPIGGTGAEMWVNTNPQAYQELAQRYLTGLSEVPEG from the coding sequence ATGCCCCTGTACTCATTCGAGGGCCGCGCGCCCAGAGTGGATCCGACTGCATTCGTGGCGCCGACCGCCACGTTGATCGGTGATGTCACGGTCGAGGCCGGTGCGTCGGTGTGGTTCAACGCGGTGCTGCGGGGTGACTATGCGCCCATCGTGATCCGTGTGGGCGCCAACGTGCAGGACGGCTCGGTTCTGCACGCCCCTCCCGGTATTCCGGTGGACATCGGGCCGGGCGCGACGGTGGCGCACATGTGCGTCGTACATGGTGCGCATGTCGGAGCCGAGGCGTTGATCGCCAACCACTCGACGGTGCTCGACGGCGCCGTGATCGGGCGACGCAGCTTGATCGCCGCCCACTCATTGGTGGTGGGCGGCACCAAGATTCCCGACGAGGTGCTGGTCACCGGCGCGCCCGCGAAGATCAGGGGACCGATCGGGGGCACCGGGGCCGAGATGTGGGTCAACACCAACCCACAGGCCTACCAGGAGCTGGCGCAGCGCTACCTGACCGGCCTCTCGGAGGTACCGGAGGGTTAG
- a CDS encoding Rieske 2Fe-2S domain-containing protein: MATETAGGQERSDRGISVGGQERSDRGFSSAVREIDTGALPDRYARGWHCLGPVKDYLNGEPHSIEAFGTKLVVFADSQGDVKILDGYCRHMGGDLSQGTIKGDTIACPFHDWRWGGDGKCKLVPYAKRTPRLARTRAWHTDVRGGLLFVWHDHEGNPPQEEVRIPEIPEVASDDWTDWRWNTMLIEGSNCREIIDNVTDMAHFFYIHYGLPTYFKNVFEGHIASQYLHNVGRPDIGGMGTAYGEAHLDSEASYFGPSFMINWLHNNYGGYKAESILINCHYPVSQDAFVLQWGVIVEKPKGMDDATTEKLAAAMTDGVSKGFMQDVEIWRHKTRIDNPLLVEEDGAVYQMRRWYQQFYVDVADVTPDMTDRFEMEIDTTAANEKWHIEVEENLRQQQAEQASTS; the protein is encoded by the coding sequence ATGGCTACGGAGACTGCCGGCGGGCAGGAGCGCAGCGACCGGGGAATCAGCGTCGGCGGGCAGGAGCGAAGCGACCGGGGATTCAGCTCTGCTGTTCGAGAGATCGACACCGGCGCGCTGCCCGATCGGTATGCGCGGGGCTGGCACTGCCTCGGCCCGGTGAAGGACTACCTGAACGGCGAGCCGCACTCCATCGAGGCGTTCGGCACCAAGCTGGTGGTGTTCGCCGATTCGCAGGGGGACGTCAAGATTCTCGACGGCTACTGCCGTCACATGGGCGGCGACCTGTCCCAGGGCACCATCAAGGGCGACACCATTGCCTGCCCGTTCCACGACTGGCGCTGGGGCGGCGACGGCAAGTGCAAGTTGGTCCCCTACGCCAAGCGCACCCCACGGCTGGCCCGCACGCGCGCCTGGCACACCGACGTCCGCGGTGGCTTGTTGTTCGTGTGGCACGACCACGAGGGCAACCCGCCGCAGGAAGAAGTGCGGATCCCCGAGATCCCGGAAGTTGCGAGCGACGACTGGACCGATTGGCGTTGGAACACGATGCTCATCGAGGGCAGCAACTGCCGCGAGATCATCGACAACGTCACCGACATGGCGCACTTCTTCTACATTCACTACGGCCTGCCGACGTACTTCAAGAACGTGTTCGAAGGCCACATCGCGTCGCAGTACCTGCACAACGTGGGTCGCCCCGACATCGGGGGCATGGGCACGGCCTACGGTGAGGCACATCTGGATTCGGAGGCGTCGTACTTCGGGCCGTCGTTCATGATCAACTGGCTGCACAACAACTACGGCGGCTACAAGGCCGAGTCCATCCTGATCAACTGCCACTACCCGGTCAGCCAGGACGCATTCGTGCTGCAGTGGGGTGTGATCGTCGAAAAGCCCAAGGGCATGGACGATGCCACCACCGAGAAGTTGGCCGCGGCGATGACCGACGGTGTCAGCAAGGGCTTCATGCAGGACGTCGAGATCTGGAGGCACAAGACCCGTATCGACAACCCGCTGCTGGTCGAGGAAGACGGTGCGGTGTACCAGATGCGCCGCTGGTACCAGCAGTTCTATGTCGACGTCGCCGACGTGACACCGGACATGACCGACCGGTTCGAGATGGAGATCGACACCACCGCGGCCAACGAGAAATGGCACATCGAGGTGGAGGAGAACCTCCGGCAGCAACAGGCGGAGCAGGCGTCGACGTCATGA
- a CDS encoding sensor domain-containing protein: MLRRGSILILGLTLALTGCTRVLDQPHPQAEQSVAPIPAGQVHDLLSPHVQDQDGNLFVTVSPETCSGVAREVDPPFIADRHPAATDGGHWADEGRVYIEEMVAVYHRDFDPKAALADARHAIDSCRDVTFTVTTMRGQHYRFTLLPQANSGSPDIALWSFRSPDWACDSAFVAAHNAAIEISTCGVVGGYDVLSLAREALKRINTLANTTV; the protein is encoded by the coding sequence ATGCTCCGACGGGGGTCGATTCTGATCCTCGGTCTGACCCTTGCACTCACCGGCTGTACCCGGGTGCTCGACCAGCCGCATCCGCAGGCTGAGCAATCGGTGGCACCCATCCCTGCGGGACAGGTCCACGATCTGCTGAGTCCGCACGTGCAGGATCAGGACGGCAATCTGTTCGTCACCGTGTCACCCGAAACCTGCAGCGGGGTGGCCAGAGAGGTCGATCCGCCGTTCATCGCCGACCGCCACCCGGCGGCCACCGACGGTGGGCACTGGGCCGACGAGGGCCGGGTGTACATCGAAGAGATGGTCGCGGTCTACCACCGAGACTTCGACCCGAAGGCGGCGCTCGCCGATGCCCGCCACGCCATCGATTCCTGCCGCGACGTCACGTTCACCGTCACCACGATGCGCGGCCAGCACTACAGGTTCACCCTTCTGCCACAGGCCAACTCAGGATCCCCGGACATCGCGCTGTGGTCGTTCCGCAGCCCTGACTGGGCCTGCGACAGCGCGTTCGTCGCCGCCCACAACGCCGCCATCGAGATCTCGACGTGCGGCGTCGTGGGCGGCTATGACGTGCTGTCACTGGCTCGCGAGGCACTGAAGCGGATCAACACACTCGCCAACACCACGGTGTGA